A stretch of DNA from Nitratireductor thuwali:
GGGACCATCAGATGGAGGGCGGCGTGAAGGCAGGTCGGCTTGACAGGCTGGTCGCGGATGCCCGTGCGGAGATCGCGGCCGGTAAGACAAAACCGCTGTGAACAACCGGGCGACGGCTAGCTTCTGGCAAGCCTATGGCGCCCTGCCGCAAGACGTTCGTAAACAAGCGGCAAAGCCTTCGTGCTATTGAGAACAAACCCGCGCCACCGCTCCCTCAGATTGAAGAAGGTGGGAGAGCTGTGGTCTGCGCGCGTCAGCCGTAATCACCGCGCCTTGGCGATCGAAGATGACGACGGGCTGGTCTGGATTTGGATCGGTAGCCATGCGGACTACGACAAGCTGATTGGCTGAGTATAGTCAGACAACCAGCCGCCGCCCCTGCCGTGCCGAGGTGGCGATGGCGTGGATGATTTTCTCGAACTCCAGCGCGTCGGCGAAGTCGGGCCCGGACTTTTCGCCGCCGCCGATCCACCGCAGGAAAGCGCCTGCTTCCAGGACCTTGAGGTCGTTGATGCCGAGCTGGTGGCCGGGCGCGGGGCAGAAATGGCCGTAGGGCGGGTGCGCCGGACCGGTGAGGATGGTCTTGAAGCCTTGCTCGCCGGCGGGGCCTTCGTTCCGGTATATCTGCAGTTCGTTCATGCGCTCCTGGTCGAAGACGATCATGCCCGTGGTGCCGTGCACCTCGAAGCCGAGCCTGTTCTTGCGGCCCCATGCCGAGCGCGACGTCGACAGCGAGCCATGGGCGCCGCCGCGAAACCGCACCAGCGCGGTGGCGGTGTCCTCGTTCTCGACCTTGCCGTGCCCGGCGCCGCCTTCCAGCGGGCGGGTCTCGTGGATCGTCTGCATGTCGGCGACGAGGCTTTCCACCGGCCCCATCAGCCCATGGGCCATGGAGACCAGATGGCAGCCGAGATCGCCGAGCGCCCCAAGCCCGGCCTCGTCCAACCGGGCCCGCCAGGTCCACGGCAGGTCGGGGTCGGCCTGGTAGTCCTCGTCGACCCAGCCGCGAAAATGGACGGGCCTGCCGATCGCGCCGTCCCGCACCAGGCGCTGGGCGTGGAGGAAGGCCGGGTTCTTGATGTAATTGTAGCCGACCATGGTCTTCACGCCCGCCCGCCTTGCGGCCTCGGCCATCTCCTCGGCCTCGGCCAGGGTCAGCCCCATGGGCTTTTCGCAATGAACGTGCTTTCCCGCCCCGATCGCCGCCAGCGCCATCTCGCGGTGCATCCGGTTCGGCGTGGTGATCGACACGAGATCGACCTTCGCATCCTCCACCAGGCTGCGCCAATCGTCCGTGCACCGTGCGAAGCCGAACTGCCCGGCCATCTGCCGGGCGCGCTCCGCCGGGGTGTCGCACAGGAGTTCCAGCCGGGCCTCGGGAACGTCGCCGAGCACGGCCTTGGCCGCGCGATAGGCCAGCGCATGCGCCTTGCCCATGAAGCCGGTGCCGATCAGGCCCACGCCGATATCTGCCATGACAACCTTCCTCATATCCTTGGGGTGGCGACGCTTGGAATTTTTATTCCAAACGCGTAAGATCGTGATGGACCATTTGTCAAGCTGAATGAAAGACCCTCCGATGGACGCCTCCCCTGCACCGGCGACGGTGGAAGAACTGATGGACCGGATGCTCGACATCTCCGGCGACCTGCCGAAACGGCTGCGCCAATGCGCCGACTTCGTCGCCGCCAATCCCGACCGCATCGCCGTTTCCACCGTGGCGGAAATGGCCGAGGGCGCGGGCGTCAAGCCTTCGGCCTTCATGCGCTTCTGCCAGGTTCTGGGCTTTTCGGGCTATTCCCAGATGCAGCGCCTTTTCCGGGAGAACTATTCGCAGAACTGGCCGGATTATTCGACCCGCCTGGAAAAGCTGCGCGAAAGCGGGGCGGGCAGCCCGTCCGCGCTGCTGGCCGAGTTCATCGAGGCCGGACGTCACTCGCTGGAAAACCTGGTCAAGACGATCGATCCGCGCACGCTCGATGCGGCCATCAAGATGCTCGCCGAGGCGCAGATGGTGCATATCGTCGGCATGCGCCGTGCCTTCTCCGTCGCCGCCTATCTCGCCTATGCCTTCGAGAAGATGGACGTGCCGACGATGCTCCACGACAGCGTCGGCAAGCTCGACAGCCGGCATGCCATCCGCAGGGGCGACGCCGTCATTGCCATCACCTTTGCGCCCTATACGCACGAGACGGTCGAACTGGCCGATGTCGCGCGCCGGGCCGGCGCAGGGGTCGTCGCCATCACCGATTCGCTTGCGAGCCCCCTGCGGCCGGTGACGCCGCTGCTTCTGACAATCTCCGAAGCCGACTTCGGCGACTTCCGCTCCCTCTCGGCGACGCTGTCGCTGGCGATGGCGCTGGTGGTCTCCGTGGGGACTATCAGGCGCGCCTAAAATGGAATTTGATGATTGATTTTTTCCTAGAAATGGAACATATCTTCCATTATTGGCGCCGGCTGAGTGTGTCTTCGCCGGTCGGATGGTCCCGGGGCTGGAGGAGAGCCGCCTGACGTCCTTTCGCAACAGCCTTTGGCGCGGAACAGACGTGCCGGGCGTCCGCGTCGACAACGGAGGAGAACAGGATGAAGCCGCTCGACCTCATCACCATAGGCCGTTCCTCGGTTGACCTTTATGGCGCGCAGGTCGGCGGGCGGCTGGAGGACATGGGCTCCTTCAACAAATATATCGGCGGCTCGCCCACCAACATCGCCGCCGGCACCGCGCGGCTGGGCCTGAAATCGGCGCTGATCAGCCGTGTCGGCGACGAGCATATGGGCCGTTTCATTCGCGAGGAGCTGGCGCGTGAGGGCGTGGATGTGCGGGGCCTCGTCACCGATCCCGAGAGGCTGACGGCGCTGGTGCTGCTCGGCATCCGCGACCAGGAGCAGTTCCCGCTGATCTTCTATCGCGAGAACTGCGCCGACATGGCGCTGGACGAGAGCGATATCGATCCCGACTTCATCGCCGAGGCGCGCTGTGTCTGCGCCACCGGCACCCATCTTTCCCATCCGCGCACCGAGGCGGCCGTCCTCAAGGCCCTGAGGCTGGCGCGCGAGACGGGCGGCAAGACCGCGCTCGACATCGACTACCGTCCCAATCTCTGGGGGCTTGCCGGCCATGGCGCCGGCGAAAGCCGCTTTATCGCCTCCGAGCGCGTGACGGCGAAGCTGCAGGGCACGCTCGGCCTTTTCGATCTCATCGTCGGCACCGAGGAGGAGTTCCACATCGCCGGCGGCTCCACGGACACCATCGAGGCGCTGCGCGCGGTGCGCCGGCTGACGCCGGCGGTGCTGGTGTGCAAGCGGGGACCGATGGGGGCCGCGGCCTTTGCCGGGGCCATTCCCGATACGCTTGACGAAGGCGAGGCGGGCGAGGGGTTTCCCATCGAGGTGTTCAACGTGTTGGGCGCCGGAGACGGGTTCATGTCGGGCCTGCTCAAGGGCTGGCTCACCGGCGAGGACTGGCCGACGGCGCTCAAATACGCCAATGCCTGCGGCGCCTTTGCCGTATCGCGCCACGGCTGCGCGCCGGCATATCCCTCATGGGAGGAGTTGCAGTATTTCTTCCGCGCCATCACGCGCGACAAGGGCGTCCGCAACCGCGCCCTGCGCAAGGATGCCGCACTCGAGCAGGTGCATTGGGCCACCAACCGCAAGGGCGACTGGTCGCAGATGCGGGTGTTCGCCTTCGACCACCGCATGCAGCTCGAGGAGATCGCCGGGGAGGCGGGAGCCGATCCGGCGCGCATCGGCGCGTTCAAGGCGCTGTGCCTTGAAGCCGTGCGCCGCGTGGCAGGCGGCAAGCCGGGCTATGGCATCCTGTGCGACGGGCGGCATGGCCGCGACGCGCTCTACAAGGCCGCCGGCACCGGCTTGTGGATCGGCCGGCCCGTCGAATGGCCGGGCTCGCGCCCGCTGACCCTGGAGCCGGAGATCGGACCGGACTATGGCGGTCTGGTCGAATGGCCGCTGGAGCATGTGGTCAAGGTGCTGTGCTTCTACCACCCCGGCGACGATGCAGCGACCAAGGCGCAGCAGGAGGACGTGGTCAAGCGGCTCTTCACGGCGGCGCGGCGCAATCGCCTGGAAATGCTGCTGGAGATCATACCCTCGAAAGTCGCCGCCTGCGACGACGAGACGGCCGCCGCCGTCATCGACCGGTTCTACGAGATCGGCGTCTATCCCGATTGGTGGAAGCTCGAACCGATGAAATCGCGCGAGGCCTGGCGCAAGGCCTGCGAGGCCATCCATCGCAACGACCCCCACACCCGTGGTATCGTCGTCCTCGGCCTCGATGCGCCGGCGGAGGAACTGGAGGACAGTTTCGCGGTGGCCGCCGGCTTCGACCTGGTCAAGGGCTTCGCGGTCGGCCGCACCATTTTCGCCGATGCCGCCAGGAAATGGTTTTCGGGGAACATCGGCGATCAGGAAGCGGTTTCCGACATGGCCGAAAGATACGCCGCGCTTTGCGCCGTCTGGGACAGGGCGCGTGCGCGCGCCACAGCATCGGCCCGAAAATCGGAATCGATTTTCGGAAAGCACGATGCTTAGATTTATTGCTTTACAGCGTCCTTTGTGCGTCCAAAAGGACGCACGGCGCTTAAAAAAAGGGGAGGCAGCATGAAGACCGTCCGACTGACCGCCGCTCAGGCCGCTACCCGCTACATCGCCGCGCAGATGAACGAGGAAGGCGAACCCTTCATCGCCGGCATGTGGGCGATCTTCGGGCACGGCAATGTCGCCGGTCTTGGCGAGGCGCTGTATGCGGCGCGCGACATATTGCCGACCTGGCGGGGCCATAACGAGCAGGGCATGGCGCATGCCGCGATTGCCTATGCCAAGCAGCTTGGCCGCCGCCGTGCGATGGCGGTCACCTCGTCGATCGGTCCCGGCGCCACCAACATGGTGACGGCGGCGGCGCTCGCCCACGTCAACCGGCTGCCGGTCCTGTTCATGCCGGGCGATGTCTTCGCCAATCGGGGGCCCGATCCCGTGCTGCAGCAGGTAGAGGATTTCGGCGACGGCACGGTGAGCGTCACTGATTGCTTCCGCCCGGTCTCGCGCTATTTCGACCGGATCAGCCGGCCGGAGCATCTGTTGACGGCGCTGCCGCGCGCATTTCGCGTCATGACGGACCCGGCCGAATGCGGGCCGGTGACGCTGGCCTTCTGCCAGGACGTGCAGGCCGAGGCCTATGACTGGCCGGAAAGCTTTTTCGAGGAAAGGATATGGCGGCGGCGCAGGCCTCATCCCGACGAGGTGGAGCTTGCGGCGGCGGTCGAGGCGATCCGCGCCTCCAGCCGTCCCGTCATCGTCGCCGGCGGCGGCGTGCATTATGCGGGCGCCTGCGAGACGCTGAAGGCCTTTGCCGAAAAGCACGCGATCCCCATCGTCGAGACCCAGGCCGGAAAATCGGCGCTGCCCTGGGACCATCCGCTCAATCTCGGCCCGGTGGGCGTGACGGGTGCGGCAAGCGCCAACGCGGTCTGCGCCGAAGCCGATCTCGTCTTCGGCGTCGGCACGCGCTTCCAGGACTTCACCACCGGCTCCTGGGCGCTGTTCAAGAACCCGTCGCGCAAGCTCCTGGCCCTCAATGTCCAGCCCTATGACGGCTACAAGCACGATGCCCAGCCGCTGGTTGCCGACGCGCGCGTGGGGCTCGATCTCCTGTCGAAGGGGCTGGGCGGCTGGACGGCACAAGCGCCGGACCCGGCGTTCAAGGCGAACTGGTTTGCCGCCGCCGACGCGGTGACGCAGGCCCCTTCGGGTGACGGCAACGCCCTGCCCAGCGACATGCAGGTGATCGGCGCGGTGCAGCGCGCCGCCCGCGAGGACACCGTGGTGATGTGCGCCGCGGGAACCATGCCGGGCGAACTGCACAAGCTGTGGAAGGCCGGGCGGCCCGGCAGCTACCACATGGAATACGGCTACTCCTGCATGGGCTACGAGATCGCCGGCGGGATGGGCATCAAGATGGCCGAGCCGGCGCGCGACGTGATCGTCATGGTCGGCGACGGCTCCTACATGATGATGAACTCGGAGCTGGCCACCGCCGTGATGATGGGGATCAAGATAACCGTCGTCATCACCGACAATCGCGGCTATGGCTGCATCAACCGGCTGCAGATGAGCACCGGCGGCGCCGAGTTCAACAATCTGCTCGATCACGCGCAGCATGCGAACCCGTCGCGGATCGACTTCGTGGGCCATGCCGCCTCGATGGGGGCGACGGCGCGCAAGGCGGGCTCCGTCGCCGAATTGGAAGGAGCGCTGGCCGAGGCGCGCGAGGCCGACGGTCCGTTCGTCGTGGTCATCGACACCGATCCCTATCCTTCCACCGAGGCGGGCGGCCATTGGTGGGACGTCGCGGTGCCTGAAACCTCTGACCGCGAGGAAGTAAGGGCGGCGCGCAAAAGATATGAAGCCATGTTGAAAGAAAGAAACTGAATGATCCGCTACGGCACCAACCCCATTGCCTGGTCCAATGACGACGATCAGAGCATCGGCGCGCACATCCCGCTCGAGCAGTGCCTGCGCGAGGCGGCGGAAATAGGCTTCGACGGCATCGAGAAGGGCCACAAGATGCCGGCCGACGGCGCCGAGTTGAAAGCCGCTCTGGCGGCCCATGGACTGGTTTTCGTGTCCGGCTGGCACTCGCTCAACCTGCTGGTCAACGACATCGAGACCGAGAAGAAGGCGATCCAGCCGCATCTCGACATGCTCAAGGCCAATGGGTGCAAGGTCTGCATCGTGTGCGAGACCTCGAACGCCGTTCACGGCAACGACGCGGTCGCGCTGCGCGACCGGCCCGTGCTGCCCGAGGCCTCATGGCCGCAATTCTGCGCCGGCGTCGAGGCGCTTGCGCGATACTGCGCCGAACAGGGCATCGACCTCGTGTACCATCACCACATGGGCACCATCGTCGAGAACCGCGAGGAGATCGGCAAGCTGATGGCGGGCACGGGGCCGGCGACAAAGCTTCTCCTCGATACGGGCCATGCCTGGTTCGGCGGCTCCGATCCCGTGGAGCTGGCGGAGGCCTATGCCGGGCGCATCGGCCATTTCCACGCCAAGAATGTACGCCCCGCCATCCGCGCGCAGGTGGAGACGGAGGGGCTTTCCTTCCTCGAAGGCGTCAGGCGCGGCGTGTTCACCGTGCCGGGCGATGCGGAAGGCGGCATCGAATTCACGCCGGTGCTGAAGGTGCTGGCGCGCGGCGGTTATGAAGGCTGGCTGGTGATCGAGGCCGAACAGGACCCGCTCAAGGCCGACCCCGTGGCTTATCAGTCCATGGGCCTGAAGGCGTTGAGGCAGGCAGCAACGGATGCAGGGCTGGATCGGGCCGACGCGGCATGAGCTTTCTCGACGCAAGCCATCCCTTTTTCCGCCCGCTGTGGCGGCGCGTCCTCGTGGTCGCCATCTGCATCGGCTGGGGACTGTTCGAGTTCGTCTCCGGCGCGCCCTTCTGGGGCATTTTGTTCACCGGCGCCGGCGCCTATGCTGCCTGGGTGCTTCTGATCGCCAAGACGCCGGACGACGTGAAAAAAGAGTAAGGAGACCGCCATGCCCGACCTTCTGGTCAAGCCCGCAGGAACGAGCGGCAAGGTCCATAATATCACGCCGCGGTCGGCCGGCTGGAGCTATGTCGGCTTCGGGCTCTACCGCCTCGCGCCCGGCGAGACCGCCATGGAGGAGACCGGCGACAGCGAGGTGATCCTCGTGCTGGTGGAGGGCAAGGCGGAAATCTCCGGGGCGGGCAAGGATTTCGGCGAGTTGGGCGAGCGCATGGACGTGTTCGAGCGCCTGCCGCCGCACGCCGTCTATATCCCCAACGGCGCCGGCTGGACCGCCACCGCCACCACGGCATGCACGCTGGCCGTCTGCAGCGCCCCCGGCAAGGGCGGCCACGACGCCCAGGTGATTGGCCCCGCCGGCATAAGCCTGGAGGAGCGCGGCAAGGGCGCCAATACGCGCTTCATCCACAACATCGCGATGGAAAACCGCGACGTCGCCGACAGCCTGCTCGTCACCGAGGTCTATACGCCGGCCGGCAACTGGTCCTCCTACCCGCCCCACCGGCACGACGAGGACAATTATCCCGAGATGACCTATCTCGAGGAGACCTATTACCATCGCCTGAACCCCGAACAGGGCTTCGGCTTTCAGCGCGTCTTCACCGAGGACGGCAGCCTGGACGAGACCATGGCGGTCGCCAGCCACGACGTCGCCCTGGTCCCGCGCGGCCACCACCCCTGCGGCGCGCCCTATGGCTACGAGATGTACTATCTCAACGTGATGGCCGGCCCCTTGCGCAAATGGCGTTTCAAGAACCACCCGGACCACGACTGGATTTTCCAGCGCGACAAGGGGTAGGGGGCTGGATGGGGCTGGCGGCGCGTCGATGCCGCCAGCGGCCGCTTGTTCGCCCTTGCGGCTTCATCTGTTTGGACCTACCGTCGCCGCAACGAGCGCCGGTTTATCTGCCGTCGTCGGCCTGCCGATCCCGTCGGGCAGACGTCGATAGCGCGCAAAGAGGCTGAGGTGCCTTATGCCGGGTCTGGAATATTGGTTGGCGTTTCTGGCTGCAGCGGTCGTTCTGTCCGTCACGCCAGGACCCGGAATGCTGTATATAGCCGCCCAAACGATCGGGCGGGGCGGAAAAGCGGGCTGGTTTTCAGCAATCGGAACCCACCTGGCCAGCTATGTCCATATTTTTGCAGCGGCATTTGGCTTGAGCCTGGTTCTGGAAGCCGTTCCTGTCGCCTACCTTGTCGTTAAAATAGTCGGTGCCGCTTACCTGTTCTGGCTGGGCATCAAGTTTCTGATGCCCGACAAAATCGACACGCGCCAACGCCTGGCAGAGCATCCGCATTCACACGTTCGAGCGCTCAAGGAGAGCCTGATCGTGGAGCTGACAAACCCAAAATCGGCTCTTTTTTTCATCGCATTCCTGCCCCAGTTCTCGGACCAGAACGCGGCGCTTCCAATCTGGGTTCAGATCGTCGTCTTCGGTGTTGTCGCGAACTTCATTTTCACCGTCGCGGAAGTAGGCTGCGTCGTCTTTGCAGATAGGGTTGCGCTCTTCTTCAGGACATCTCAATCCGCAGGTCGTTGGGTCAGGAGATTTGCCGGATCGATCTTGATGGCTTTGGGCTTCAAGCTGCTGGTGTCAGAGCGCTGAGTGACATGCACGAACAAGAGTGCTCCTGAGCCCCTGCCTTTCAAACCGCCGACCGCACATTGAGCGCGACCGAATAGATGGAGGTCGTCGCGGTGATGAAGAGGCGGTTGCCGCGGGGACCGCCGAAGCAGAGATTGGCGACCACTTCGGGAACCAGGATCTTGCCCAGGAGCGTGCCTTCCGGGGAAAAGCAGTGGATGCCGTCGGCGGCCGAGCTCCACAGATTGCCCTGCGAATCCACGCGCATGCCGTCCGGCAGCCCCTTATCGATGGTGGCGAATGTCCAGTCCTTCTCGATCCTCCCGTCCTCCGAAAGCGCGAAGGCGCGGATGATGGAGGGCACGCCGTCATCGTGGCTTGAGCCGGACTCGGCCACATAGAGCGTCCGCTCGTCGGGCGACAACGCCAGCCCGTTGGGTTGGACGAAATCGGTGATCATCGCCTCCACCTCGCCGCAGCCGGGGTCGATGCGGAAGACGTTGTGATGCGCCTGTTCGGGCTCCGCCTCGTAGCCCTCATAATCGCTCAGGATGCCGTAGGTCGGATCGGTGAACCAGATCGCCCCGTTGGACTGTACGATGACGTCGTTGGGCGAATTGAGCGGCCGCCCCTGGTAGCTGTCGGCAAGGACGGTGCGCGTTCCGTCGGGCTCGGTGCATGTCACCGAGCGCGTGCCGTGCTCGCAGGTGACGAGCCTGCCCTGCCGGTCGCGCGTATTGCCGTTGCTGTAGCCCGACGGCGCGCGGAACACGCCGACCTGTCCGTCCATCGTCAGCCGCATCATGCGGTCGCTCGGGATATCGGAGAAGAGCAGGAGCTGGTGGTCGGCGAACCAGACCGGCCCCTCCGTCCATTCGAAGCCGGTGGCAAGCTGGCGCAGATGGGCGTTGGGCTGGATCAGCGGCCGGAAGCGCGGGTCGACGATCTGGTAGATTGGTGTCGCGCAGCTCATGCCGAGCTCTCCTTTCCGGCCGCCGCGGCCACGATGGCGATGATGATTGTGCCGGTCATGATCAGCCGCACGCCCGCGCCCAGGCCGTAGGAATTGAGCATCGACACGATGAGGAACATGAGCAGCGCCCCGCCCCAAATGCCTGGAACGTTGGAATAGCCGCCGGCGATGGATGAGCCGCCGATGACGACGACGGCGATGGAGATCAGCAGATATTCGGTGCCCATGTTGAGCGCGGCACCGCCCGAGAAGCTTGCCAGCAGATAGCCGGTGAGCGAGGCGAGCACGGCCGAGCCGATGAATGTCGCCGCGAACATGAGCTGCACGGGCACCCCGCTCAGCCGCGCCGCCCGCGCGTTCTGCCCGACGGCGGAAAGCCATCTCCCGTAGATGGAGCGTTCGAGGATGATCCAGGCGAGGACCGCGATGAGCAGCCCGACGATCGCGACATTGGGGACGCCCAGCGTCGCCCCGGTGGTGAAGTCGGCCAATATCGCCGGCGGCTTGATGCGCAAGCCCCGGTTCGACCAGATGGCCAGCGACTGGTAGAGGAAGGAGGCCGACAGCGTGGCGATGATCGGCGGAATGCGCAGGAAGCGGATCAAAAGGTAATTGGCCGTGCCGGCGCCCAGCCCCACTGCCAGCGCGACGCCGAGACCCGGCAGGACGAGCGCGGCCTCGCCCCCCATGAATTTGAGCGACAGCGTGCCGGCCAGCGTCATCGTCGCCGGTATGGACAGGTCCACATTGCCCGGCCCCAGCGTGATGACGAACATCTGCCCGATCCCGACAATGGCCGAGAAGGCGGCGAAGGTCAGCGCCGCCGAAAGCAGCTCGCCGCCGCCGCGGCCCTCCGTCAGAAGCAGCGTTGCCCCGAAGGCGGCGGCGCTGGCCACGAACGCCCAGAACCAGGGCCTGCGGTGGGTCTGCGAAAGCGTGGAAATCACCGTGTCCGTCATCGTTGCTATCCTTCCACGCGCGCGCTGCGGCGCGAAAACACCAGGCGGACGGCCAGAACGAGGATCAGGATCGCGCCCTGCGCGCCGATCTGCCAGTCGGGCGAAAGCCGCATGAACGACAGGAAGCTGCCGGCCAGCGCCAGCGTCAGCGCTCCGATCACCGCACCCACCGGCGAGATCCTGCCGCCGGTGAACTCGCCGCCCCCGAGGATCACGCCGGCGATGGAAAGCAGGGTGTAGCGCAGCGCGATATTGGCGTCGGCCGAGGTGGTGAGGCCGACTAGGCTCATCCCCGACAGGACGCCGAAGAACCCGGCCAGCGCATAGGCGCCCGCCTTGAGCCGCGTCACCGACCAGCCGGCCCGAAGCACGGCCCGCGTGTTGCCGCCGACGCCGCGCAGCAGCGTTCCGGTCGAGGACCGCATGATCAGGAGATGGGTGAGGGCGGCAATACCCACGCTGGCGACGATGGCCATCGGCACCAGCGGTGGCTTGACCGTCATCAGCGTGCGGATCCAGGCCGGCGCCGCGCCGCCGGGGGAGGGAAGGATGAGAACGGCCAGCCCGCCCCAGACGAAGGACATGCCGAGCGTGACCACGATGGCCGGGAGCTGGCGCGCGTGGATCAGCGCGCCCAGCGCCGCATAGGTGAGGATGGAAGCGGCCAGTATCGCGGCGCCGATCAATGGCGCCTCGTTGAGGAAGGTGGCCGTCACGCATGCGACGAAGCTCACGAACGTGCCCACCGAAAGGTCGATGTCGTTGACCATGATGATCATCATCTGGGCGATCGTCGCCAGCGCGATGGGCACCGCCAGATTGAACAGAAGGTTGAGCCCGAAATAGCTCATGGCCCGTGGCTGGAGATAGAAGACGGCGGCCATCAGCACCGCCAGCGAAAGCACCGGCAGCAATATGCGGTAGTTGCCGTTCATGCGGCGCTCTCCTGCATTTCGAAGGACGCCGCGAGGATGTTCTCCTCGTTGATCTCGTCGCCGGTCAGTTCGGCGGAAATCCTGCCGTTGCGGAACACGAAAACCCGGTCGCACTGGCAGATTTCCTCGGTCTCGGTCGAATACCACAGGAATGTCCGGCCGGAAGCGGCCTCAACCCGGATCATGTCGTAGGCCTCGCGCTTGGTCCCCACGTCGACGCCGCGCATCGGGTCGTCCATCACCACGATGGGCGCGCTGGAGGCGAGCGAGCGAGCGAACAGCACCTTCTGCTGGTTGCCGCCCGACAGCGACAGGATCGGATTGAGGATATCGTCGGTGCGGATGCCGATCCGCTTCTTCCACTCGGCGCCGAGCGCCTTCTCGGCGGCGCGGTCGACGATGCCGCGTCGCGACAGCGCGGGCAGATGCGTCAGCGTCAGATTGCGCAGGATCGACCAGAGCGGCATCACGCCGTCGCGGGTGCGGTCGCCGGCCACGAATACGACCTGCGGATCGGATGAATGGCGCGGGCCGCTCGAACGCGCCATGAAGAAGCGGGCGAGGGCTTCGGCCTGTCCGTGGCCGGCCAGTCCCGCAAGCCCGACGATCTCGCCGCGCCGCGCGCTCAGTCCCTCATCGGTGCGCAGCACCTCAGCGCCGATGCGCGTGGCCGCGTCCTGCCGGATCGCGCTCGCCGCCTCGGCGCTGGCCACATGGCCCATCGCGTCGATCAGCCCCTGCTGCGTGAACGCCGCCACGGGCCGGGACTGGGTGATCTTGCCGTCCTTCATGACATCGATGCGGGTGGCCACCTCGAAAACCTCGCCCAGCATGTGCGAGATGAAGATGACGGCGCCTCCCCGGGCGCAGAAGCCGCGCACATAGTCGAGCAACTGGCGGGCGATCGACGCGTCGAGCGACGATGTGGGCTCGTCGAGGATGACCAGCCGCGCCGGGTGGGTGGCCTCGGCGAAGCCGGTGGCGATCTCCACCATCTGGCGCTCGGCCAGCGTCAACCCGCCGACGGTCATGCCGGGCCTGATCCTGTGGCCGGGGAAAACCTCGTCGAGCGCCCTGGCGATGCGCTTTCGCGCCGTGCGCCGCCAGCCGGGCCCGGAAAGGTCGTGCTGGGGAATGCGCAGGTTCTCCTCGACCGTGAGGTTCGGGCAAAGCGAAAGTTCCTGGAACACGCTGCGGATGCCCGCCGCACGGGCGGCAACCGTCCCCGTTGCCCGCGTCCCGTCGGGCAGCGTGTATTCCACGGCTCCGCCGGTCGGCGTGAGTCCGCCGTTGATGACATTCACGGCGGTGGATTTGCCGGCTCCGTTGTGCCCGATCAGCCCGAGGCACTCGCCCGGGCTAATGGTCAGGCTCACTCCGTCGAGCGCGCGCACGGCACCGAAATGCATGCGCGCGTCGATGAGGGAAACCAGCGGGTTCTCGGGAGCAGGACCACCGGTCAAGGGCGGCTGCATCGCGCGGTGCTCCCCTACTGCTTGGCCTCTGCGATCACGGCCTTGGCGTCTTCGAGGCTGTATTCGACATTGGCGACC
This window harbors:
- a CDS encoding DUF3329 domain-containing protein; its protein translation is MSFLDASHPFFRPLWRRVLVVAICIGWGLFEFVSGAPFWGILFTGAGAYAAWVLLIAKTPDDVKKE
- the iolB gene encoding 5-deoxy-glucuronate isomerase, with the translated sequence MPDLLVKPAGTSGKVHNITPRSAGWSYVGFGLYRLAPGETAMEETGDSEVILVLVEGKAEISGAGKDFGELGERMDVFERLPPHAVYIPNGAGWTATATTACTLAVCSAPGKGGHDAQVIGPAGISLEERGKGANTRFIHNIAMENRDVADSLLVTEVYTPAGNWSSYPPHRHDEDNYPEMTYLEETYYHRLNPEQGFGFQRVFTEDGSLDETMAVASHDVALVPRGHHPCGAPYGYEMYYLNVMAGPLRKWRFKNHPDHDWIFQRDKG
- a CDS encoding sugar ABC transporter ATP-binding protein codes for the protein MQPPLTGGPAPENPLVSLIDARMHFGAVRALDGVSLTISPGECLGLIGHNGAGKSTAVNVINGGLTPTGGAVEYTLPDGTRATGTVAARAAGIRSVFQELSLCPNLTVEENLRIPQHDLSGPGWRRTARKRIARALDEVFPGHRIRPGMTVGGLTLAERQMVEIATGFAEATHPARLVILDEPTSSLDASIARQLLDYVRGFCARGGAVIFISHMLGEVFEVATRIDVMKDGKITQSRPVAAFTQQGLIDAMGHVASAEAASAIRQDAATRIGAEVLRTDEGLSARRGEIVGLAGLAGHGQAEALARFFMARSSGPRHSSDPQVVFVAGDRTRDGVMPLWSILRNLTLTHLPALSRRGIVDRAAEKALGAEWKKRIGIRTDDILNPILSLSGGNQQKVLFARSLASSAPIVVMDDPMRGVDVGTKREAYDMIRVEAASGRTFLWYSTETEEICQCDRVFVFRNGRISAELTGDEINEENILAASFEMQESAA
- a CDS encoding ABC transporter permease, with amino-acid sequence MNGNYRILLPVLSLAVLMAAVFYLQPRAMSYFGLNLLFNLAVPIALATIAQMMIIMVNDIDLSVGTFVSFVACVTATFLNEAPLIGAAILAASILTYAALGALIHARQLPAIVVTLGMSFVWGGLAVLILPSPGGAAPAWIRTLMTVKPPLVPMAIVASVGIAALTHLLIMRSSTGTLLRGVGGNTRAVLRAGWSVTRLKAGAYALAGFFGVLSGMSLVGLTTSADANIALRYTLLSIAGVILGGGEFTGGRISPVGAVIGALTLALAGSFLSFMRLSPDWQIGAQGAILILVLAVRLVFSRRSARVEG
- a CDS encoding ABC transporter permease; this translates as MSTLSQTHRRPWFWAFVASAAAFGATLLLTEGRGGGELLSAALTFAAFSAIVGIGQMFVITLGPGNVDLSIPATMTLAGTLSLKFMGGEAALVLPGLGVALAVGLGAGTANYLLIRFLRIPPIIATLSASFLYQSLAIWSNRGLRIKPPAILADFTTGATLGVPNVAIVGLLIAVLAWIILERSIYGRWLSAVGQNARAARLSGVPVQLMFAATFIGSAVLASLTGYLLASFSGGAALNMGTEYLLISIAVVVIGGSSIAGGYSNVPGIWGGALLMFLIVSMLNSYGLGAGVRLIMTGTIIIAIVAAAAGKESSA
- a CDS encoding SMP-30/gluconolactonase/LRE family protein, whose translation is MSCATPIYQIVDPRFRPLIQPNAHLRQLATGFEWTEGPVWFADHQLLLFSDIPSDRMMRLTMDGQVGVFRAPSGYSNGNTRDRQGRLVTCEHGTRSVTCTEPDGTRTVLADSYQGRPLNSPNDVIVQSNGAIWFTDPTYGILSDYEGYEAEPEQAHHNVFRIDPGCGEVEAMITDFVQPNGLALSPDERTLYVAESGSSHDDGVPSIIRAFALSEDGRIEKDWTFATIDKGLPDGMRVDSQGNLWSSAADGIHCFSPEGTLLGKILVPEVVANLCFGGPRGNRLFITATTSIYSVALNVRSAV
- a CDS encoding LysE family translocator → MPGLEYWLAFLAAAVVLSVTPGPGMLYIAAQTIGRGGKAGWFSAIGTHLASYVHIFAAAFGLSLVLEAVPVAYLVVKIVGAAYLFWLGIKFLMPDKIDTRQRLAEHPHSHVRALKESLIVELTNPKSALFFIAFLPQFSDQNAALPIWVQIVVFGVVANFIFTVAEVGCVVFADRVALFFRTSQSAGRWVRRFAGSILMALGFKLLVSER